One genomic region from Conexibacter woesei Iso977N encodes:
- a CDS encoding FAD-dependent monooxygenase, which translates to MADIQKALVVGGGVGGLTAAIALRGIGVDVDLVEKNPRWDVYGVGIIQPPNALRALDALGLAEPCVAAGHPILGGRNHLADGTVVANDDYPSVDPRFPPMNGLTRPALHEILKARLRDEGVAVRVGEVVSQLTQRADGVTVAFSDGTTEDYDLVIGADGLYSQIRTMLFGDELRPRYTGQTAWRYNLPRIDDLDRIHVYIGGAGGTAGLVPLSDSLMYVLYITKWPQDRLKIPAEELPALMRQRLEIFGGEIAEIRDQITDPEGVVFRPVDNILVPRPWYRGRVLLIGDAAHGTSPHAGQGAAQAVEDALVLTQELEGGGGIDAVLERFMERRFERCKAVVELSASIGAWEQNPDPSIDPNDIRHELIALCAQPV; encoded by the coding sequence ATGGCTGACATCCAGAAGGCCCTTGTCGTCGGCGGCGGCGTCGGCGGCCTGACCGCGGCGATCGCGTTGCGGGGCATCGGCGTCGACGTCGACCTCGTCGAGAAGAACCCGCGCTGGGACGTCTACGGCGTGGGCATCATCCAGCCGCCCAACGCGCTGCGCGCGCTCGACGCGCTCGGGCTCGCGGAGCCGTGCGTCGCGGCCGGCCATCCGATCCTGGGTGGGCGCAACCACCTCGCCGACGGGACGGTCGTCGCCAACGACGACTACCCGTCGGTCGACCCGCGCTTCCCGCCCATGAACGGGCTGACGCGGCCCGCGCTGCACGAGATCCTGAAGGCGCGGCTGCGGGACGAGGGCGTTGCGGTGCGCGTCGGAGAGGTCGTGAGCCAGCTGACGCAGCGGGCCGACGGCGTCACGGTGGCGTTCAGCGATGGCACGACCGAGGACTACGACCTCGTCATCGGGGCGGACGGCCTGTACTCGCAGATCCGCACGATGCTGTTCGGCGACGAGCTGCGCCCGCGCTACACCGGTCAGACCGCCTGGCGTTACAACCTGCCGCGGATCGACGACCTGGACCGCATCCACGTCTACATCGGCGGGGCAGGCGGGACCGCGGGGCTGGTCCCGCTGTCGGACTCGTTGATGTACGTCTTGTACATCACCAAGTGGCCGCAGGACCGGCTGAAGATCCCGGCGGAGGAGCTGCCCGCGCTGATGCGGCAGCGCTTGGAGATCTTCGGCGGGGAGATCGCCGAGATCCGCGACCAGATCACCGACCCGGAGGGCGTCGTCTTCCGGCCTGTCGACAACATCCTGGTGCCGCGCCCGTGGTACCGCGGCCGGGTGCTGCTGATCGGCGACGCCGCGCACGGCACGTCGCCGCACGCCGGGCAGGGCGCGGCGCAGGCTGTCGAGGACGCCCTCGTCCTGACGCAGGAGCTCGAGGGCGGCGGCGGGATCGACGCGGTCCTGGAGCGCTTCATGGAGCGGCGCTTCGAGCGCTGCAAGGCGGTCGTCGAGCTGTCGGCGTCGATCGGCGCGTGGGAGCAGAACCCCGACCCGTCGATCGACCCCAACGACATCCGGCACGAGCTCATCGCGCTCTGCGCTCAGCCGGTCTGA
- a CDS encoding phosphotransferase family protein, protein MALIPDEVELVSAASAGDVLADLGVVAPGTPVRARALSGGISNVVLAVSWDGGRAVLKQSLPKLRVATEWTFDRGRIRNERRCMELLGQLLPPDSVPSVLGHDDERFLFLMSHAPGGGANWKDELLAGHVDLQTAARAGALLGTIHARTAGDAEVAERFADQTPLLQGRVDPYHRTAAARNPDLADAVLGEVDRLLGTRRALVLGDWSPKNLLAYPDRVLALDFEVAHWGDPAFDVAFLLTHLVLKGVRRPQDRLVLRAAAGAFVDAYMSEAGAVAPGDADVVAELGCLLLARVDGKSPAEYLAGEITTGRVRVMARDLLLGRGRHLDPVLDHLFS, encoded by the coding sequence GTGGCGCTGATCCCGGACGAAGTGGAGCTGGTCTCGGCGGCGAGCGCCGGCGACGTGCTGGCCGACCTCGGCGTCGTCGCGCCCGGCACGCCGGTCAGGGCACGGGCGCTGTCGGGCGGGATCTCCAACGTCGTGCTGGCAGTCTCCTGGGACGGGGGCCGCGCGGTCCTCAAGCAGTCGCTGCCGAAGCTGCGCGTCGCCACCGAGTGGACGTTCGACCGCGGGCGGATCCGCAACGAGCGCCGCTGCATGGAGCTGCTCGGCCAGCTGCTGCCGCCGGACTCCGTGCCGTCGGTGCTCGGCCATGACGACGAGCGGTTCCTGTTCCTGATGTCGCACGCGCCCGGCGGCGGGGCCAACTGGAAGGACGAGCTGCTGGCCGGGCACGTCGACCTGCAGACGGCGGCCCGGGCCGGAGCGCTGCTCGGCACGATCCACGCGCGGACCGCCGGCGACGCGGAGGTCGCCGAGCGGTTCGCCGACCAGACGCCGCTGCTGCAGGGCCGGGTCGATCCCTACCACCGCACCGCGGCCGCGCGGAACCCGGATCTCGCCGACGCGGTGCTCGGCGAGGTCGATCGCCTGCTGGGCACCCGCCGCGCGCTGGTCCTGGGCGACTGGTCCCCCAAGAACCTGCTCGCCTACCCCGACCGCGTGCTCGCCCTCGACTTCGAGGTCGCGCACTGGGGCGACCCGGCCTTCGACGTCGCGTTCCTGCTCACGCACCTCGTCCTCAAGGGTGTGCGCCGGCCGCAGGACCGCCTGGTCCTGCGCGCGGCGGCGGGTGCCTTCGTCGATGCCTACATGTCGGAGGCGGGCGCCGTGGCGCCGGGCGACGCAGACGTCGTCGCCGAGCTGGGGTGCCTGCTGCTGGCACGCGTCGACGGCAAGTCGCCGGCCGAGTACCTCGCGGGCGAGATCACCACCGGCCGGGTGCGCGTCATGGCCCGCGACCTCCTGCTCGGCCGAGGACGACACCTGGATCCTGTCCTCGACCACCTCTTCTCATGA
- the eno gene encoding phosphopyruvate hydratase, translated as MTTTITSLHAREVLDSRGRPTVEVDLMLSDATRSRASVPSGASTGRHEAVERRDGDPDRYRGRGVLDAVASVNGEIAAALAGAEPDLASVDARLIDLDGTPDKSRLGANAILAVSLATARAEAAQAGVPLWRHLAGAAEPVLPMPMVNIISGGLHAGRQLDFQDFLIMPVGAGSYREALRWIVEVYESTADVLRERGLTALKADEGGFGPPLASHAAALELLDTAVQRAGLRLGDDVAYALDIAATHFYDASTGRYVLASEDRTCTPDELAALIGDLAARHPILSVEDALAEDDWDGWTALTEALGPRMQVVGDDFFTTNIERLERGIETGAANAVLVKMNQIGTITETLAVVERAKRAGYRTVISARSGETEDPGLADLAVGTAGGQIKVGSVAQSERLAKYNQLLRIEEALGGDDAPYAGREALALETVA; from the coding sequence ATGACCACCACCATCACATCTCTGCACGCCCGCGAGGTCCTCGACTCGCGCGGCCGACCCACCGTCGAAGTCGACCTGATGCTGTCGGACGCGACGAGGTCGCGGGCCAGCGTCCCGTCCGGTGCCTCCACCGGCCGCCACGAGGCGGTCGAGCGCCGCGACGGCGACCCGGATCGCTACCGCGGCCGCGGTGTCCTGGATGCCGTCGCCTCCGTCAACGGCGAGATCGCCGCCGCGCTCGCCGGGGCCGAGCCGGACCTCGCCTCCGTGGACGCGCGCCTGATCGACCTCGACGGGACCCCCGACAAGTCGCGGCTGGGCGCCAACGCGATCCTCGCGGTGTCCCTCGCCACGGCGCGGGCCGAGGCGGCGCAGGCCGGCGTCCCGCTCTGGCGCCACCTCGCGGGCGCGGCCGAGCCGGTGCTCCCGATGCCGATGGTGAACATCATCAGCGGCGGCCTGCACGCCGGGCGCCAGCTCGACTTCCAGGACTTCCTGATCATGCCGGTCGGCGCCGGCAGCTACCGCGAGGCGCTGCGCTGGATCGTCGAGGTGTACGAGTCGACCGCCGACGTCCTGCGCGAGCGCGGGCTGACGGCGCTCAAGGCCGACGAGGGCGGGTTCGGCCCGCCGCTGGCGTCGCACGCCGCGGCGCTGGAGCTGCTCGACACCGCGGTGCAGCGCGCGGGCCTGCGGCTCGGCGACGACGTGGCCTACGCGCTCGACATCGCCGCCACGCACTTCTATGACGCGAGCACCGGCCGCTACGTGCTGGCCTCCGAGGACCGGACGTGCACGCCCGACGAGCTCGCCGCGCTGATCGGCGACCTCGCCGCCCGCCATCCGATCCTCTCGGTCGAGGACGCGCTGGCCGAGGACGACTGGGACGGCTGGACCGCGTTGACCGAGGCGCTCGGCCCGCGGATGCAGGTCGTCGGCGACGACTTCTTCACCACCAACATCGAGCGGCTCGAGCGCGGGATCGAGACCGGCGCGGCCAACGCGGTGCTGGTCAAGATGAACCAGATCGGCACGATCACCGAGACGCTGGCGGTCGTCGAGCGCGCCAAGCGGGCGGGCTACCGCACGGTGATCTCCGCGCGGTCGGGGGAGACCGAGGACCCGGGGCTCGCCGACCTCGCCGTCGGCACGGCCGGCGGCCAGATCAAGGTCGGCTCGGTCGCGCAGTCCGAGCGCCTGGCCAAGTACAACCAGCTGCTGCGGATCGAGGAGGCGCTCGGCGGCGACGACGCGCCCTACGCAGGCCGCGAGGCGCTGGCGCTGGAGACGGTGGCATGA